The Desulfovibrio inopinatus DSM 10711 genomic interval GAGCTCCGTCAAGATGCACATGATTCTCCGAGAAAGCGCTTGCTTGACTTTTGAGTTCCCTTGAGACAAATGGTGATACCAAAATGTGCGGATGCTACTGTCGTGTGGACAGACGGCGATGTCTCACCGCAAGGAGTTTATGCAATAATGCGAACGCCACGTCATTTTCGTGGCATTGATCATCTGGATTGACGCCCCTGTGAATATCCTTTTTTTGCATCAAAATTATCCTGGACAATTTAAACATTTAGCTCCACGTCTGGCTCAAGATACGGATAACACCGTCATCGCCATGACCTCAAGTTCTCAAGATGTCCAATCAAAAGATGAGAACATCACGTATATTCAATACGATCCTCCGAAATCCGTGACCGATGGAATTCATCCGTACATAGCGAGTTTTGAAAGCAGTATTCGGCGAGGACAAAATGTCGTTCGCCAAGCGCTTCAATTGAAAAAGGATGGATTTGTCCCCGATATCGTTTTGGCACATCCGGGATGGGGAGAGAGTCTTTTTATAAAAGATGTTTTCGATACCGCAAAGCTCGCTATCCTGTGTGAGTTTTATTATCACTTTCGTGGTGCAGATATTGGCTTTGATCCAGAATTTCCTCCCAAGCTCGATGACATGTTTCGTTTGCGAATCAAGAATTCGACGCAGCTTTTAGCTTTGGAAACAACCGATATGGGGATAAGTGCCATGCATTGGCAGAAGTCCTTGTATCCTTCAGAATTTCAATACAAAATTGTTGTGCAGCATGAGGGGATAGACACAAGCGTTGTTGTCCCGAATTCTGAAGCGCAGCTCCAGCTGGATGATGGAACGATATTTTCGGCAGGCGATAATGTGTTGACTTTTGTCAATAGAAACTTGGAGCCTTACCGTGGGTATCATGTTTTTATGCGGGCATTGGAGCGCATTCAAAAAGAAAATCCTGATTGTCATGTCCTGATCGTCGGCGGAGATAGAGTGAGTTATGGACGCAAGCTGCCGAATCAGCAGACGTTCAAGGAAAAGTATCTCGCAGAAGTCAATGTCGACCGCGATCGAATTCATTTTATGGGGAACGTGCCGTATGAAACCTACCTCAAAGTCCTTCAGGTTTCACGAGCTCATGTGTACTTAACCTATCCCTTCGTATTGTCATGGTCCATGCTTGAAGCGATGTCCGCACAGTGCTTGATTATTGGCTCGGCAACTGCTCCAGTTACAGAGGTACTCAAGCACAAAAAAAACGGCCTGTTGTTCCGATTTTTCGATGTGCCAGGACTGGCAAACCTTGTCACTGAAGCCTTGCATGAACCAGAGAAATTTGTGCATCTACGCGAAAAAGCACGTTCTGATATGGTCAATAAGTTTGATCTGGTAACGCGAACTCTTCCGAATCAGATTCGTCTTCTGGAAAAACTTCTGGGCAAAAAAGGCCGAACCGGCTCGCGTAAGTAGCGTTAACGGAGGATATTTTGAATACGTCCTGCACTCTTGATGAGCTAACCACCAGAGAAGAAATGGCTCGAGCACTGGCTGAAGAGCGGTTTGATGATGCTCGGGACGCTGGGCTTTTACTATTGGGAGATGAGTGTCATCACTTTGAAGCGCTTTTGACGCTTCTCAATGTGGAGATGCGCCAGGGACGTCCAGAATTCGGGCTGCGATATGGCGATAGGGCCGTTCGTGTTGCTCCAGATTCCTATACGGCTCGTATTTTGTTGGGATCGTGCCTGATGATGTTGAACCGTTTTGACGACGCCTTTGTGCATTTTGCGCATGGGCTCACACTCCGTCCTCACGATGAGACCTGTCTCAAAGGTGTGCTGAGAACCGGATTGGCTTTGGGTAAACAGACTGAATTGGAAGAGTATGTTGTCACACTCTTTAGCCGCAACCCCAATGATAGCTCCGCGAAGCGGTATGCTGGCACATGGCTTTCCCGACTTTCCCAACCCGGACCTCGTGGTATTGCCACTGCTGTTTCACACGATACGATTGTCGGGTGTGTGTTTGATCCAGAACAACCGGACGTAAAGTGGACGGTGGAAGCCTTTGTTGAAGACGTTGTTCTGGCTCGTGGGAAAGCGAATCTCCCTGACTCCGGGATAGCGGAAAATGATATTGGCGACGGTGCTTTTGGTTTTCGTTTACGCCTTCCCAAAGGCGTCAGCGTTCGTCGTCTCCTCGTGCGTGTTCATGAAATGACATCCGATTGGTATGGTGTTCCTCTTTGTTTCGATGATTTGAACGTCGACCAGTTTGAGGGGCAACTCAATATGGCTTGCGATGGCGTCTTGACTGGCTTTGCCCTGAATCGATCGGCTCCTCTTGAGCGTGTTGCTGTACGTTTCGAATCGAATACCGGGATGCGAAAAGAGGTAAAGGCCGACATCTATGATGGAAATTGGCTCATTCAAGGGAAAGGTGATGGCAGCTGTGGATTTCGTCTGGAATGGCCGTGGAAGCCTGACGGTCCTGCTTTTGCACTGATCTCTGCACATTTTGGAAAATCCGACGAACCATTGCCAGGAAGTCCTATCGTACTCCATAACCCTCTCCGAGCTGCCGATGCCATGCAAGCTCTTGCGCGTTGTCTCGCTGAAAAAGAATGTCAGGATGACTTTTTTTCCTCTCCTCAAGAAGCGCGGTTGGCGCTACGGTATCTCCGAGAGCGCTTGCCCTTGCTTGTCTTACCGAAAGAGGAGGAGAGCGACGCATGAGGTATGTTGAAACATCCTTTCCCGGTGTGGCCGTTGTTATTCCGGTATATGCCGGCTTCAAGGAAACGCAGGCGTGTCTTGAATCTGTTTTGTCCTCTCGTGGGGCGCTTCCCTTTGAGATTATTGTTATTGATGACGCGTCACCCGAGTCTGAACTTCGGGAATATGTGGAAAGCCTGGCCGCTCACAATCGCATCCAACTGCATGTCCATGCAGTGAATCGAGGTTTCGTTCATTCGGCCAATAGGGGATTGCAATTAGCCGGACGGAAAGATGTTATTCTTTTAAATGCGGACACGCGTGTACATGGAGACTGGGTCGACCGGTTAGCTGATGCCGCCTACGCTGAAACGCGCGTGGGGACCGTGTCACCACTTTCCAATAATGCTACGATATTAAGTTACCCGCTTCCATGTGAAGAAAATCTTCTCCCTGATGATGCTGACGAAGTTGTTCTTGATACCATGTGCCAGTCCCGTCTCCATCGAATGCTCATTGAGATTCCGACGGGAGTGGGATCATGTCTGTACATTCGTCGTGACTGCCTTGATGATACCGGGTACTTGGATCCGACGACCTTTGGCCAAGGCTACGGGGAGGAATGCGATTTTTGTATTCGATCTCGCCGATTGGGATGGAGTCATACCTGTGCCGCTGATGTCTTTGTATATCATGCTGGAGCCGTTTCCTTTTCGAGTGCCCGTGAAGCCAAATCGAAGAGGGGGCTTGCGTTGCTCAAAGAACGATACCCTGAATATCTTCCTATGGTTCATGCGTTCATTAAAGCAGATCCTTTGGCAACCATGCGACGTGTTCTCGATATGGAGCGCTTGGTAAAACGGCCGACAAAACGGATTCTCTTGTTGAGTTTGAACTCATCTGGCGGTGTGGAGCGATTTATTCAGGAGCGAAGGACTGAACTGCAACGCAAAGGTGTGAAGGCTATTGTCTTGCGTCCGCCCAAAGCTGACGGAGAGTCAAATGATCTGGACAGATGGCGTGGAATCCTGGACTTTCCTGAAGAGTATGTATGCCCAAACCTTCAATACCAGTTGCCGGATGAATATGACCAACTTGTCGAAGACCTCAAACGATTGAATGTCTTTCATTGTGAAGTGCATCATTTTCTTGGAGCACATCCTGACATTCTTTCGCTTCCAGCAAAACTTGGTCTGCCGTATGACGTGATGGTTCATGATTATATTTGGTTTTGCCCGCGTATTAACTTGATTGACGCTTCAGGCAAATACTGTCAGGAACCGTCCATATCAGTCTGTAAGCAGTGTATTGATAAGTCGGGTCACTGTCTGGATGCCAACCTGGAGATTGAAGCATTACGAACGCGAAGTACGACGTTTTTGCATGCGGCTCGCAAAGTTTTGGCTCCGTCACAGGATGCGGCCAAAAGAATGATGCATCATTTTCCAGGGGTACAGGTCGTTGCTCGCCCGCATCCCGATTTGGCTTTGCCCGATCATGTTTCTCCCCCTGCAGAAGGGAGCATTACCAAGCTTCGTATAGCCATTATTGGAGCAATCGGGAAACACAAGGGCTATGATGTTCTTTTTGACATGGTATTGGATGCTCAAGCGAGAAACCTTCCTTTGGAGTTCGTTGTTATCGGCTATACATGCGACGATGCCGCTTTGATGCGAGCCGGGAATGTTTTTGTGACGGGAGAGTATACTGAAGAAGAAGCGGTTTCCTATGTCCGTGGACAACAGTGCCATGTGGCTCTTTTTCTCTCTGTCTGGCCAGAGACATGGTGCTACGCATTGAGCGTTGCGTTTGCGTCTGGGCTGTATTGTTTCGGATTTGATCTTGGAGCCGTTGCGGAACGTATCCGGGCAACGGAATTTGGAGAATTACTTCCCATTACGACACGTCCGGAAGAATTGAATGACAGATTGACAGCGTTGGTTTTAGGCAAAAAATGGTGTGTACAACAGCAAAATTTTGAAGACTATGGGCAGGCATGCGCCGCTTTCGACCCAGTATCGAAGAAATTATAATTGCAAAAGAGGAGAGGTATTCATGCGTATGATTCGCTCGCAGCAGCCAGAGAGGCTGGTTGAAGAAGAAGCCCCCAAGACCGTTTCGCGGCCTTCCGTTTCCGCTGAAGCCAAAGTGATTCCCCTCACTGCCGGAA includes:
- a CDS encoding glycosyltransferase; translated protein: MRYVETSFPGVAVVIPVYAGFKETQACLESVLSSRGALPFEIIVIDDASPESELREYVESLAAHNRIQLHVHAVNRGFVHSANRGLQLAGRKDVILLNADTRVHGDWVDRLADAAYAETRVGTVSPLSNNATILSYPLPCEENLLPDDADEVVLDTMCQSRLHRMLIEIPTGVGSCLYIRRDCLDDTGYLDPTTFGQGYGEECDFCIRSRRLGWSHTCAADVFVYHAGAVSFSSAREAKSKRGLALLKERYPEYLPMVHAFIKADPLATMRRVLDMERLVKRPTKRILLLSLNSSGGVERFIQERRTELQRKGVKAIVLRPPKADGESNDLDRWRGILDFPEEYVCPNLQYQLPDEYDQLVEDLKRLNVFHCEVHHFLGAHPDILSLPAKLGLPYDVMVHDYIWFCPRINLIDASGKYCQEPSISVCKQCIDKSGHCLDANLEIEALRTRSTTFLHAARKVLAPSQDAAKRMMHHFPGVQVVARPHPDLALPDHVSPPAEGSITKLRIAIIGAIGKHKGYDVLFDMVLDAQARNLPLEFVVIGYTCDDAALMRAGNVFVTGEYTEEEAVSYVRGQQCHVALFLSVWPETWCYALSVAFASGLYCFGFDLGAVAERIRATEFGELLPITTRPEELNDRLTALVLGKKWCVQQQNFEDYGQACAAFDPVSKKL
- a CDS encoding glycosyltransferase family 4 protein encodes the protein MNILFLHQNYPGQFKHLAPRLAQDTDNTVIAMTSSSQDVQSKDENITYIQYDPPKSVTDGIHPYIASFESSIRRGQNVVRQALQLKKDGFVPDIVLAHPGWGESLFIKDVFDTAKLAILCEFYYHFRGADIGFDPEFPPKLDDMFRLRIKNSTQLLALETTDMGISAMHWQKSLYPSEFQYKIVVQHEGIDTSVVVPNSEAQLQLDDGTIFSAGDNVLTFVNRNLEPYRGYHVFMRALERIQKENPDCHVLIVGGDRVSYGRKLPNQQTFKEKYLAEVNVDRDRIHFMGNVPYETYLKVLQVSRAHVYLTYPFVLSWSMLEAMSAQCLIIGSATAPVTEVLKHKKNGLLFRFFDVPGLANLVTEALHEPEKFVHLREKARSDMVNKFDLVTRTLPNQIRLLEKLLGKKGRTGSRK